In a single window of the Biomphalaria glabrata chromosome 13, xgBioGlab47.1, whole genome shotgun sequence genome:
- the LOC106062942 gene encoding myogenesis-regulating glycosidase-like isoform X1: MLQYGRVLKMSSTLNYVFALVGAVLTLSILSGIVYHVCPNHTGQWSYKTPEADDIVTTLSVGPWARLTSSSSGLELTAKERFTDSKLPVRGYLGRKKSGHNMVNCKNKKDGLCFNRKDGFRLEVFSSAIKRKPIRKVKDLDCITISWEPPANSSIKETPEDCFDLSGFHWFGGFEESCQTWPMNGYNINSSAFITADSYMGRVFGSVIEGIFLSSSGLGIIVEETTPLYVSINQGGLPHLCLKGKVGEGTPFFNVTKPFLQYDVCLSANVLTLWQGISARHIPTPAFAPSFEVIKRPIWCTWAVYYDKINQSIILDYAKSIRAHNLSVSQLEIDDSWTLHYGDFNFTTDRFPDAAQMIQNLTDLGIPATVWVHPFFNKDSKTYQLLKEKGFLVKDIDSDNPHSVSWWRSKNESGILDVTNPDAVQWYLDTLNYLKVTFNVTSFKFDAGEAIWYPGKYKVQNPVASPNYLSSKYIDLALRSDMNQKRQEMRVGFRSQKSSLMMRIIDRESDWSHTLGIKTVIPASLVFGMMGYPYILPDMVGGDGSPDKELFIRWLQVSTFLPVIQISNPPWRFGDDVVQLTRKFLQLHEDYADDIFDLALNAIKTGEPIIRPLWWIAPQDEDALPIDTEFLLGNNLLVAPVLEWGARSRDIYLPSGQWRDENTGEIVQGGVWLLNYAVPLEVLPYFTKIA, from the exons ATGTTGCAGTATGGGCGTGT aCTGAAGATGTCTTCGACCTTGAACTACGTCTTCGCTCTTGTGGGTGCAGTGCTGACATTGAGCATTCTGTCTGGTATTGTTTATCATGTTTGTCCTAATCATACTGGGCAATGGAGCTACAAGACACCCGAAGCAGACGATATCGTAACTACTTTATCCGTAGGACCATGGGCACGATTGACATCATCTTCTTCTGGATTAGAACTTACAGCCAAAGAGCGCTTCACGGATTCAAAGCTGCCTGTTAGAGGTTACTTGGGTCGAAAAAAGAGTGGCCACAATATGGTAAactgcaaaaacaaaaaagatgggTTGTGTTTCAATCGCAAAGATGGATTCCGGTTAGAAGTTTTCTCCAGCGCTATAAAACGCAAGCCTATACGCAAAGTGAAAGATCTTGACTGTATCACAATCTCGTGGGAGCCGCCCGCCAACTCAAGCATCAAGGAGACACCCGAAGACTGTTTTGATCTGTCCGGATTTCACTGGTTTGGGGGGTTTGAGGAGTCGTGCCAGACGTGGCCAATGAACGGGTACAACATCAACTCTTCTGCATTCATCACCGCAGACTCCTACATGGGTCGAGTGTTTGGCAGCGTCATTGAAGGGATATTTTTATCCTCTTCTGGTCTAGGGATCATCGTGGAGGAGACGACGCCTCTTTATGTAAGCATTAACCAAGGAGGGCTGCCCCACTTGTGCCTGAAAGGAAAGGTTGGTGAGGGAACGCCTTTCTTCAACGTCACCAAGCCGTTCCTTCAATACGACGTCTGCTTGTCTGCTAACGTGCTTACATTGTGGCAAGGAATCTCCGCAAGACACATACCGACGCCAGCATTTGCACCCTCGTTTGAAGTCATAAAGCGCCCCATATGGTGCACTTGGGCTGTTTATTATGACAAGATCAACCAATCTATCATATTAGATTACGCCAAAAGTATCAGAGCTCACAATTTGAGCGTTTCTCAACTGGAAATAGACGATTCATGGACTCTTCATTACGGAGATTTTAACTTTACCACAGATCGCTTTCCAGACGCCGCACAGATGATACAAAATTTGACAGACTTGGGAATCCCGGCCACCGTTTGGGTTCATCCGTTCTTTAACAAAGACTCTAAAACATATCAACTGCTAAAGGAAAAAGGTTTCCTTGTTAAAGATATCGACTCTGACAATCCCCACTCAGTGAGCTGGTGGAGGTCTAAGAATGAATCAGGGATTTTGGATGTGACGAATCCAGATGCGGTGCAATGGTACCTCGATACCTTGAATTACTTAAAAGTAACATTTAACGTTACGTCATTTAAGTTTGATGCAGGGGAGGCAATCTGGTATCCAGGTAAATATAAGGTGCAAAACCCGGTTGCATCCCCTAACTATTTATCGAGTAAATACATTGACTTAGCTCTCCGGAGTGATATGAACCAGAAACGCCAGGAGATGAGAGTAGGCTTTCGGAGTCAGAAATCATCATTGATGATGCGTATCATTGACAGAGAGAGCGACTGGAGCCACACGTTGGGAATCAAGACTGTTATCCCAGCATCCCTTGTTTTTGGAATGATGGGATACCCTTACATTCTCCCAGACATGGTTGGTGGGGACGGCTCGCCCGACAAAGAACTGTTCATCCGTTGGCTCCAGGTCAGTACGTTCCTGCCTGTGATACAGATCTCAAATCCTCCTTGGCGTTTCGGTGACGACGTGGTGCAGTTGACCCGGAAATTCCTTCAACTCCATGAGGATTATGCCGACGACATATTCGATCTGGCCCTTAACGCGATCAAGACCGGCGAGCCGATTATCAGGCCCTTGTGGTGGATCGCCCCGCAGGATGAGGACGCTCTTCCTATCGATACGGAATTCCTACTGGGCAACAACCTGCTTGTGGCTCCTGTATTGGAGTGGGGAGCAAGATCACGTGACATTTATTTACCAAGCGGTCAATGGAGAGACGAAAACACTGGAGAGATTGTGCAGGGCGGAGTCTGGCTGTTGAACTACGCTGTTCCCCTAGAAGTCTTGCCGTATTTTACCAAAATCGCGTAG
- the LOC106062942 gene encoding myogenesis-regulating glycosidase-like isoform X3, translating to MSSTLNYVFALVGAVLTLSILSGIVYHVCPNHTGQWSYKTPEADDIVTTLSVGPWARLTSSSSGLELTAKERFTDSKLPVRGYLGRKKSGHNMVNCKNKKDGLCFNRKDGFRLEVFSSAIKRKPIRKVKDLDCITISWEPPANSSIKETPEDCFDLSGFHWFGGFEESCQTWPMNGYNINSSAFITADSYMGRVFGSVIEGIFLSSSGLGIIVEETTPLYVSINQGGLPHLCLKGKVGEGTPFFNVTKPFLQYDVCLSANVLTLWQGISARHIPTPAFAPSFEVIKRPIWCTWAVYYDKINQSIILDYAKSIRAHNLSVSQLEIDDSWTLHYGDFNFTTDRFPDAAQMIQNLTDLGIPATVWVHPFFNKDSKTYQLLKEKGFLVKDIDSDNPHSVSWWRSKNESGILDVTNPDAVQWYLDTLNYLKVTFNVTSFKFDAGEAIWYPGKYKVQNPVASPNYLSSKYIDLALRSDMNQKRQEMRVGFRSQKSSLMMRIIDRESDWSHTLGIKTVIPASLVFGMMGYPYILPDMVGGDGSPDKELFIRWLQVSTFLPVIQISNPPWRFGDDVVQLTRKFLQLHEDYADDIFDLALNAIKTGEPIIRPLWWIAPQDEDALPIDTEFLLGNNLLVAPVLEWGARSRDIYLPSGQWRDENTGEIVQGGVWLLNYAVPLEVLPYFTKIA from the coding sequence ATGTCTTCGACCTTGAACTACGTCTTCGCTCTTGTGGGTGCAGTGCTGACATTGAGCATTCTGTCTGGTATTGTTTATCATGTTTGTCCTAATCATACTGGGCAATGGAGCTACAAGACACCCGAAGCAGACGATATCGTAACTACTTTATCCGTAGGACCATGGGCACGATTGACATCATCTTCTTCTGGATTAGAACTTACAGCCAAAGAGCGCTTCACGGATTCAAAGCTGCCTGTTAGAGGTTACTTGGGTCGAAAAAAGAGTGGCCACAATATGGTAAactgcaaaaacaaaaaagatgggTTGTGTTTCAATCGCAAAGATGGATTCCGGTTAGAAGTTTTCTCCAGCGCTATAAAACGCAAGCCTATACGCAAAGTGAAAGATCTTGACTGTATCACAATCTCGTGGGAGCCGCCCGCCAACTCAAGCATCAAGGAGACACCCGAAGACTGTTTTGATCTGTCCGGATTTCACTGGTTTGGGGGGTTTGAGGAGTCGTGCCAGACGTGGCCAATGAACGGGTACAACATCAACTCTTCTGCATTCATCACCGCAGACTCCTACATGGGTCGAGTGTTTGGCAGCGTCATTGAAGGGATATTTTTATCCTCTTCTGGTCTAGGGATCATCGTGGAGGAGACGACGCCTCTTTATGTAAGCATTAACCAAGGAGGGCTGCCCCACTTGTGCCTGAAAGGAAAGGTTGGTGAGGGAACGCCTTTCTTCAACGTCACCAAGCCGTTCCTTCAATACGACGTCTGCTTGTCTGCTAACGTGCTTACATTGTGGCAAGGAATCTCCGCAAGACACATACCGACGCCAGCATTTGCACCCTCGTTTGAAGTCATAAAGCGCCCCATATGGTGCACTTGGGCTGTTTATTATGACAAGATCAACCAATCTATCATATTAGATTACGCCAAAAGTATCAGAGCTCACAATTTGAGCGTTTCTCAACTGGAAATAGACGATTCATGGACTCTTCATTACGGAGATTTTAACTTTACCACAGATCGCTTTCCAGACGCCGCACAGATGATACAAAATTTGACAGACTTGGGAATCCCGGCCACCGTTTGGGTTCATCCGTTCTTTAACAAAGACTCTAAAACATATCAACTGCTAAAGGAAAAAGGTTTCCTTGTTAAAGATATCGACTCTGACAATCCCCACTCAGTGAGCTGGTGGAGGTCTAAGAATGAATCAGGGATTTTGGATGTGACGAATCCAGATGCGGTGCAATGGTACCTCGATACCTTGAATTACTTAAAAGTAACATTTAACGTTACGTCATTTAAGTTTGATGCAGGGGAGGCAATCTGGTATCCAGGTAAATATAAGGTGCAAAACCCGGTTGCATCCCCTAACTATTTATCGAGTAAATACATTGACTTAGCTCTCCGGAGTGATATGAACCAGAAACGCCAGGAGATGAGAGTAGGCTTTCGGAGTCAGAAATCATCATTGATGATGCGTATCATTGACAGAGAGAGCGACTGGAGCCACACGTTGGGAATCAAGACTGTTATCCCAGCATCCCTTGTTTTTGGAATGATGGGATACCCTTACATTCTCCCAGACATGGTTGGTGGGGACGGCTCGCCCGACAAAGAACTGTTCATCCGTTGGCTCCAGGTCAGTACGTTCCTGCCTGTGATACAGATCTCAAATCCTCCTTGGCGTTTCGGTGACGACGTGGTGCAGTTGACCCGGAAATTCCTTCAACTCCATGAGGATTATGCCGACGACATATTCGATCTGGCCCTTAACGCGATCAAGACCGGCGAGCCGATTATCAGGCCCTTGTGGTGGATCGCCCCGCAGGATGAGGACGCTCTTCCTATCGATACGGAATTCCTACTGGGCAACAACCTGCTTGTGGCTCCTGTATTGGAGTGGGGAGCAAGATCACGTGACATTTATTTACCAAGCGGTCAATGGAGAGACGAAAACACTGGAGAGATTGTGCAGGGCGGAGTCTGGCTGTTGAACTACGCTGTTCCCCTAGAAGTCTTGCCGTATTTTACCAAAATCGCGTAG
- the LOC106062938 gene encoding myogenesis-regulating glycosidase-like, which yields MEQPVRRRKMPNTTSIPRSETTRAIGGSKTRNSTRSGKEMIDKKNRKNKGQHSARSSSQPLLLPSSPFFAMPSKVHLVITILCVVLMLGLLSGVGVYIWKEHFDDDVSRSTEPENKTSPLDHGPISRSIVNWSQLNFSSNGIIFDAITKSTQGKGLKGILGKGLDATLAKPCNLTKNSNDDGLCLELGDKYRLEVLKKPAIAKRSTTENNLQCFSIHWIPLVANQLKETQEDCFYLSNLYWFGGFESETQEWPMNNYQKNLSAFITGDSFQGNGGYFGSVVEGIFLSSSGLGIVVDETTPLYISVNQGGSPLLCMVGKVGSDTPFFNISNPFLKYDVCQSSDIASLWQGISNKYIPKPASVPSLDLFRYPIWCTWAIYKEVINESTVLEFAKDIVFNNLSFSQLEIDDSWTPHYGDFNFTSDRFPDAVGLIKNLTAMNIPATIWMHPFFNNDSDAFQELSSKGYLIRELDSDKPHLVSWWRGENNAGVLDFTNPEAVNWYLSRLEYLKKTFNVTSFKFDAGELTWVPGKYRLNDTLVTPNYLTSKYIEMTSRGDLDQRRQEVRSGFRSQNSTFLLRMLDRRSDWSHALGLKTLIPCSLAFGMMGYPYVLPDLIGGNDYGEGFPSQELFIRWLQATVFMPVLQFSIPPWHYNDSKVVELSHKYIQLHEKYADKIINLAKNAEKTGQPINRPLWWIAPQDDEALRLDSEFLLGDDLLVAPVLDEGSTSRDIYLPSGQWKDENKGTIIDGGVWVRNYSAPLELLPYFTKV from the coding sequence CGATGCCTTCCAAAGTCCATCTGGTTATTACCATTCTCTGTGTGGTCCTTATGCTGGGACTGCTGTCCGGTGTAGGAGTCTACATTTGGAAGGAACACTTCGACGATGATGTCAGTAGGTCTACAGAGCCGGAGAATAAAACAAGCCCTTTAGATCATGGGCCGATATCAAGATCTATAGTGAACTGGAGTCAACTAAACTTTTCTAGCAACGGAATAATATTTGATGCTATTACAAAATCAACTCAGGGAAAAGGTCTAAAAGGAATTTTGGGGAAAGGTCTGGATGCCACTTTGGCAAAACCTTGCAATTTAACCAAAAATTCAAACGACGATGGACTCTGTCTAGAACTTGGTGATAAATATAGACTTGAAGTGCTTAAAAAACCAGCCATAGCAAAACGGTCAACTACGGAGAACAATTTACAATGCTTTTCTATTCATTGGATTCCGTTGGTAGCTAACCAGTTGAAAGAAACACAAGAAGATTGCTTCTATTTAAGCAATCTTTATTGGTTCGGTGGCTTTGAATCTGAGACACAGGAATGGCCGATGAATAACTACCAGAAAAACCTATCTGCTTTTATTACAGGTGACTCGTTTCAAGGAAACGGTGGTTATTTTGGCAGTGTAGTAGAAGGGATATTTCTATCCTCTTCTGGGCTTGGGATTGTCGTCGACGAAACCACGCCACTGTACATCAGCGTTAATCAGGGGGGTTCGCCTCTTCTCTGTATGGTGGGTAAAGTGGGCAGTGACACgcctttttttaatatttcaaatcCATTCCTCAAATATGACGTTTGCCAGTCTTCTGATATTGCCAGCTTATGGCAGGGTATCTCTAACAAGTACATACCGAAGCCTGCAAGTGTTCCATCTTTGGATCTCTTCAGGTACCCCATATGGTGCACTTGGGCCATTTATAAAGAGGTTATCAACGAATCAACAGTCTTAGAGTTTGCCAAAGACATCGTATTCAACAATTTGAGCTTTTCACAGTTAGAAATAGACGATTCCTGGACACCCCACTACGGAGATTTTAACTTCACTTCTGATCGGTTCCCGGACGCTGTCGGCTTGATCAAAAACTTGACCGCCATGAATATTCCAGCAACGATATGGATGCATCCATTTTTCAACAACGACTCCGACGCTTTCCAAGAACTGTCTTCAAAAGGTTATCTCATCAGAGAGCTCGACTCGGATAAGCCGCATCTTGTCTCCTGGTGGAGAGGAGAAAACAACGCAGGCGTTTTAGACTTTACGAACCCGGAAGCTGTAAACTGGTATTTGAGCAGACTGGAGTATTTGAAGAAGACGTTTAACGTAACCTCCTTCAAGTTCGATGCCGGCGAGTTGACTTGGGTTCCGGGGAAGTACAGACTCAACGATACCCTGGTCACGCCTAACTATCTTACCAGTAAATACATTGAAATGACCTCCAGGGGCGACCTCGACCAACGACGACAGGAAGTGAGATCTGGATTTAGAAGCCAGAATTCAACATTCTTATTAAGAATGTTGGACAGACGCAGTGATTGGAGTCATGCTCTAGGGCTTAAGACACTGATTCCTTGTTCTCTTGCGTTTGGCATGATGGGATACCCCTACGTTCTTCCAGACCTAATTGGTGGAAATGACTACGGAGAAGGCTTTCCAAGCCAAGAACTTTTCATTCGATGGCTCCAGGCCACAGTATTTATGCCCGTACTCCAATTCTCCATTCCACCCTGGCACTATAACGACTCTAAAGTCGTTGAACTCTCACATAAATATATTCAGCTTCATGAGAAGTACGCGGACAAAATTATCAATTTGGCTAAGAATGCTGAAAAGACAGGCCAGCCCATAAATAGGCCATTATGGTGGATCGCTCCCCAAGACGACGAGGCACTGCGACTAGATTCTGAGTTTTTGCTTGGCGATGATCTGCTGGTGGCACCCGTTCTGGACGAAGGCTCAACGTCGCGAGATATTTATTTACCGAGCGGTCAATGGAAAGATGAAAATAAAGGAACGATAATTGACGGAGGTGTTTGGGTTAGAAATTATTCAGCCCCCTTGGAGTTATTGCCATATTTTACGAAAGTATGA